The following are from one region of the Coffea eugenioides isolate CCC68of chromosome 2, Ceug_1.0, whole genome shotgun sequence genome:
- the LOC113763417 gene encoding uncharacterized protein LOC113763417, giving the protein MKNEQNQREEQYGAWMRVGNIMASPLRTSTPLEGSIIGRVDAQKQQGSMIQEGGGVREKKSRTEISIEYRGGDMRKGEKSKEQKEENNTKKDEGKNKKIEGVEREEGASGCKEGEDMSVTKGGIEKRHQQVDENKKELVIVQVMDTDECEQESELSNNEG; this is encoded by the coding sequence atgaaaaatgagcAAAACCAGAGAGAAGAACAGTACGGGGCGTGGATGAGGGTAGGGAACATCATGGCATCTCCTTTAAGGACCAGTACACCATTAGAAGGAAGCATAATAGGGAGGGTAGATGCACAGAAACAACAAGGAAGTATGATACAGGAGGGAGGAGGGGtgagggaaaagaaaagtagGACGGAGATTAGTATAGAGTATAGGGGAGGGGATATgagaaaaggtgaaaaaagTAAGGAGCAGAAAGAGGAGAATAATACAAAGAAAGATGAAggaaagaacaaaaaaattgaGGGAGTAGAGAGGGAAGAGGGAGCTAGTGGATGTAAGGAAGGAGAAGATATGAGCGTAACCAAGGGTGGCATAGAAAAAAGGCATCAACAAGTGgatgaaaacaaaaaagagctTGTAATAGTCCAGGTGATGGACACGGATGAATGTGAACAAGAAAGTGAACTGAGTAACAATGAGGGATAG